The following proteins are co-located in the Vanessa cardui chromosome 15, ilVanCard2.1, whole genome shotgun sequence genome:
- the LOC124535511 gene encoding protein TIS11 isoform X1, with amino-acid sequence MSTAIMHQSALYDFGDLFLKVSPDYLVDDGVLNSNQSRPVQTMNATLSSALGPVGNNNASTVGWDQHPVLARAASVPAQRALAGLLTSLGHRRLERTTSDPAPPPPATSRYKTELCRPFEEAGVCKYGDKCQFAHGVRELRNLQRHPKYKTELCRTFHSVGFCPYGPRCHFVHNAEEARRREPTSPGGSLASLSSGGSLASYMSDGSRSPRSPHSPLTPQSPLAPHSPPAMSPPAHATSFAFRRAHSPDPEEERLPVFNRLSSAFGDIVIA; translated from the exons GTGAGCCCCGACTATCTGGTTGATGATGGAGTATTGAACTCT AACCAATCTCGCCCAGTGCAGACGATGAACGCTACACTGAGCAGCGCGCTCGGTCCCGTTGGCAACAACAATGCTTCTACCGTCGGTTGGGATCAGCATCCTGTACTTGCACGAGCTGCGTCAGTTCCAGCACAACGTGCTCTAGCTGGTTTGTTAACCAGTCTTGGTCATCGACGCCTTGAGCGTACGACAAGTGACCCAGCGCCCCCACCACCGGCTACTAGCAGATACAAGACGGAACTTTGTCGACCATTTGAAGAAGCGGGTGTTTGCAAGTATGGTGACAAATGCCAATTTGCTCATGGAGTGCGTGAACTTCGCAACCTTCAGCGTCATCCTAAATACAAGACAGAGCTTTGCCGCACGTTCCACTCCGTCGGATTTTGCCCATATGGACCTCGGTGCCACTTCGTCCACAACGCCGAAGAAGCGAGACGCCGTGAACCAACATCTCCTGGTGGATCCCTTGCATCATTGTCCTCCGGAGGATCGCTCGCGTCATACATGAGTGATGGATCCCGCTCTCCTAGATCACCCCACTCGCCGCTAACTCCACAGTCGCCATTGGCACCGCATTCGCCACCAGCAATGTCGCCGCCCGCGCACGCCACTTCCTTTGCTTTTCGCCGTGCGCACTCACCCGATCCAGAAGAGGAACGGCTGCCTGTGTTCAACCGCCTCTCTTCCGCTTTTGGCGATATCGTGATCGCTTAA
- the LOC124535511 gene encoding protein TIS11 isoform X2 yields MSTAIMHQSALYDFGDLFLKNQSRPVQTMNATLSSALGPVGNNNASTVGWDQHPVLARAASVPAQRALAGLLTSLGHRRLERTTSDPAPPPPATSRYKTELCRPFEEAGVCKYGDKCQFAHGVRELRNLQRHPKYKTELCRTFHSVGFCPYGPRCHFVHNAEEARRREPTSPGGSLASLSSGGSLASYMSDGSRSPRSPHSPLTPQSPLAPHSPPAMSPPAHATSFAFRRAHSPDPEEERLPVFNRLSSAFGDIVIA; encoded by the coding sequence AACCAATCTCGCCCAGTGCAGACGATGAACGCTACACTGAGCAGCGCGCTCGGTCCCGTTGGCAACAACAATGCTTCTACCGTCGGTTGGGATCAGCATCCTGTACTTGCACGAGCTGCGTCAGTTCCAGCACAACGTGCTCTAGCTGGTTTGTTAACCAGTCTTGGTCATCGACGCCTTGAGCGTACGACAAGTGACCCAGCGCCCCCACCACCGGCTACTAGCAGATACAAGACGGAACTTTGTCGACCATTTGAAGAAGCGGGTGTTTGCAAGTATGGTGACAAATGCCAATTTGCTCATGGAGTGCGTGAACTTCGCAACCTTCAGCGTCATCCTAAATACAAGACAGAGCTTTGCCGCACGTTCCACTCCGTCGGATTTTGCCCATATGGACCTCGGTGCCACTTCGTCCACAACGCCGAAGAAGCGAGACGCCGTGAACCAACATCTCCTGGTGGATCCCTTGCATCATTGTCCTCCGGAGGATCGCTCGCGTCATACATGAGTGATGGATCCCGCTCTCCTAGATCACCCCACTCGCCGCTAACTCCACAGTCGCCATTGGCACCGCATTCGCCACCAGCAATGTCGCCGCCCGCGCACGCCACTTCCTTTGCTTTTCGCCGTGCGCACTCACCCGATCCAGAAGAGGAACGGCTGCCTGTGTTCAACCGCCTCTCTTCCGCTTTTGGCGATATCGTGATCGCTTAA